The bacterium BMS3Abin14 genomic interval TCAAAGGTGGCGAATAGGGTTCCGTGGATGGGAACATGCTTGCCAGCACCAACAAGCAGGATGTTTTCCAGTTGAGGTAAAAACCGGTTTGCATCATGTCATCCTTGGTGGTGAAACAGGCCCCGGAGCCAGGAAGATGGACCTCGATTGGGCAAGATCAGTTCGGGACCAATGTATAGAAGCCAGGGTGCCATTTTTCTACAAAGGCGTTGGCGCAGCGACCCTGCCCAAAAAGCATCCCGATTATATGCTTCTCGATGGGCGCCGGATGGATGGGGGGATCATATGAGTAAATTCTATCGCAAGTCAGTGATAATCGAAGAAGTTCCGGCGTGGCAGGAATGTGATGTCTGCACCGAGGCGGGTAAAGGGGAGATTATCACAGGCTTGGGTGGAGGTATCAAGAAAGCAAGAGGAGGCCCCGTAGTTGACAGTTTCCCAGACCCTCTAGGGGTTAGAAGGCGCAAAAGAAGTCCTTGTTCTGCCTGCCATGGCAAAGGCGGTAAGTGGCACGAGGCGACACAGCTCGCCTCCAGCTGGGACCAAAAGCACAGTTGGAGAGTAATACGCGAATACAAGGTGGAGTCTACCTCCGTCCTCTTCCGTGAGCATGAGGTGTGCCGGGGTTGTAAGGGCAAGCGGGAGGTATACGATCTGCAGCTTAGTCATGTGGTATTCCATTCCCCCTTGCCACGTATTCCCTGTTCTCGCTGTCTCAAAGACGCGGAGGGCAAGCCAACCGGAGCAGAACCGGGCACTGCTGGAGAATGGCGAGTGAAGGGGTGAACCATGCTGATGTCATATTGGCCACTATCATCTTCATGGTTGTGGAGTTGGTAATTGCAATGCTGTTTTTGGATTGAGGGGGAGTAATAATGAAAGAACAAATACTGAACGTAACATTTATAGTTAATGGGGTTGATGTAGAAATTGAAGTGACTCCGAACCAGCTTTTGAAGACCGGACGGAATAAAGTTTTAAAATTAAGCAACAATATTGGACGGCCTGCCATTGAGTGGGAAATTCACAGTGATGCCGGGCAGGCCTTGAACCCGAACAAAACCTTTGCTGCAGAAAGAGTTGGATCAAGTGACCGGTTGTTTCTTAATCTGGCTGTTGGTTTTGGGGGCTAAATCATGAACTACACACTTGAACCAACCCGCATCATTAGGTGGCGGATAGTAGAACCAAGATACCCGGCATGGCAGGAATGCGAAAAGTGCAACGGGAATGGGAAGGTGGGATTATTAAAGAAGGGTCCCAACAACCCTCAACTCAATACTGCTTCTGCTATAACGTGGGACGACATGCCCTCTATAGCGGAATGTCCTGACTGCTCCGGTACCGGCATTGGGCCAGGCACAGAGAGGTGGAAGGTGGAAGGATGAGTGAAGAATGTAGGAAATGTGGGAACGACTTCTGGTATGAGAAAGGTAAGGAAACCTGTCCTGTCTGCGAGAGGGACGAAGTCATCGCAAGACTGAAGCACGAGCTTGCATTCAACCGAGCTGTCCTGCGAAATGTTATCGATATTATTGAGGGCATTCTGGAGGAAAAATCATGAAAAAGAATCCAGAGTCGGGGAGGGGATACTGGAAAAGACCACCGAGAAGACCGACGGAGCCTACGGCAAGCCGGAATCCAAATATCGGCTCAAACATGACGGACAGCTGAGGCTGCTGTGATCCTGGTCGGGGATATAGTTAAGACCAATTATGCGCGCCGCAGGCCATTTAGAGTTGTGAGTATTTCTCGTGGGTGTACTTGCCCTGATTATATCAATGAGATCAGCATGGATGATCCACCTCCGCGACCGCCCCACATACATCTAATCTGTGTGGCGGCTGAAACACCCTTAAGAAAATCCTATCATCGGCATGAGCTATATTGGCTTTCTGGATATGCTGAAAGGGATGATGGAAGGATCACCAGTATAGACAATGATGGGGTGTTAGGCCCTGGGCACTTAAATGCCGGTGAGCCAGATGAGCTTTTTATAATTGGTTCCACTTCCGGGGCCCAGCTGGAGCTTTTCCAGTGCACCCCTTGACCTCCCTTATACCCCCTGATATTCTCCTCGTCTCCGAAACCGGAGGCTGGGAGGGGTGTATGAAGGGCGGGATCTGTACCAGGGAGAAGTGTCCTCAATGCGGCGGGAAGTTCCAGGAGGTCCTCTCAAAGAGTCGCGGCAAGCCGATTATGGATATGATCTGCCCCAGATGCGGCACCACTCCAAGACGTTTTTTTCTCTTTCTTTATCTCTCAAAACAGATTGCTCCGGACGTCGCCAAACGCAAGGTCCGGCTCTATTCCAACCAGGACGGCTACCCACTGGGCAGTTATGGTGAAGCCCACCGGCTCCTCGAGCAGATTCGCTCCGAGATCGACGCGCGGATCTTCGATATCTCCAATTACCTGCCTTCGGAGATCGAGGGGTTCCGTGGGGCCCGGCAGTTTCCCAGGTGGCTGGCCACCAAGCAGAACTTTTCCCCGACCCATTACCGAGAGCTGAAGCGGTATGTCCGGTTGTATTTCGGACCATATTTTGATCGCCTCGACACCCGCCGACTGAATACCGCGCACATAGAGGACTTTCTGGAATGGATCCCGGTCCGCCAGGCCGAGTTGGGCCGGCCGGATCTCTCTCCAAAGACCAAGAAGAATATCATGGGCGCGCTGTCGTCATTCGCCAGGTGGCTGCATCGCCGTGGTACCATTGCCCAGCTCCCGCAATTCCCGGCCATCCCTGTTCCGGACCCCGTCATCCAGTGGATAGGCAAGGAAGACCAGATGCGGATCCTGGAGGCCATCCCTCAGCAGCACAGGGCTATCTTCCGTTTTATGGCATGGCACCCGGTGAGATCCGGGGAAGCCAGGGCGCTCAAGGTAAAGGATTTTGATCCGGAGACCATCACGGTCCATGTGAGCAGGGCGTTTTCAGGAGGGGAGCTGCGGTCGCGCAAGAACCGGAGGGATTATTATCTCCCGCTGTCTGAAACGTTCGACTGGAGCCTCCTGGCCGGCAAGCTCCCGGAGGCCTGGGTATTCACCACCCCCCGGGGTCGGCCATACTCCAGGGACTATCTGCCGAAGATATGGAGGGACTCTCTGCACCGCGCGGGGATCCCACACATCGCACTGAAGAACGCCACCCGCCACAGCGTGGCCAGTCAGGCGATAAACCGGGGTGTGAGGATCGAGGCGGTGAGCCGGGCCCTGGGACATTCCAATATCGGGGTGACCCTGGAGAGGTATGCCAAACTGGAAGTGGAGAGTCTAAGAGAGGTCCTTGACGCCAAAGTGGTCGTTTCCCTCATAAGAGAAAAAACCTGATCCCGCAAAATTGGTACCCTAATGGTACCCTGAGCGAATATGGGGGGCTGTGAACCCCCTGAAATAGCCGTTTTATTGGTGACCCCAACGGGATTCGAACCCGTATTACCAACGTGAGAGGCTGGCGTCCTGACCGTTAGACGATGGGGCCGGTATGTGGCTGGGGAGGGAGGAATCGAACCCCCACATACGGAACCAGAATCCGCTGTCCTACCCTTAGACGACTCCCCAATATTGACATGGTCGCAAAAAGCCCATTCGTGGCTTTTTGCTCAGCGGAAAGCGAAAAGTGTCATTTTCACTTTCCTTGCAAATCAACGACTTGCAGCGCAAGTCATCGATTTGGGCGCCCCACGCGGGGTGCGTCGATGACTTTCTGCGAAGTCATCAACTATTGATATGGTCGCAAAAAGTCCTTCCTGGTCTTTTTTCACCGGCGGGACAGGGTGGTCCCTCTTCCGCGCAGTTTCTGAAACTATGATATTCAGGCTGTCTTGTCAACGGTCTGGGGGGGTCTCTTGTGTCAGCATTTGGAGTATATTCCCTCTGACTGCAATGCTGAAAAGTCCCCATAGCCTATCGCCCGCTCTTTCCCATTGGACCTGTTTTCTCTCTGGACTCTGGACTGATATGTCCCGTTGGACGTTGGGTAAACTATGTTTCACGGTGTTCCCCCCTTGACATGACCATGGCCGGAATTAGATTTTTCATGGTACATTGTTGACAGGGTCGCAAAAAGTCCATTCATGGCTTTTCAAAAAGTCATCATTATTAATAAGGAGATTTGACGATGGCTATTGCAAGGGAACCGTTCAAGGAATTGATGGCGCTGCATGATCGCATGAACCGTATTTTCCAGGGAGAGACCGGGCATGGGGACCTGGAAGAGGAATTCGAGTCCTCGATCTGGTCCCCCCCGGTGGATATTTACGAGACCCAGGACGATATTCTGGTAAATGTGGAGGTGCCGGGGGTCAAAAAGGATCGTATCTCGATAGAGGTCAAGGACGACGTCCTGGTGATACAGGGTGAGAGGCCCTTTGAAAAGGACATTGCCGGGGAACAGTACCACAGGATCGAGAGGTCCTACGGAAGGTTTCGAAGGTCCTTCGTCCTGAGCGTGCCGGTTCAGGTGGATGGGATAAAAGCGGCATATCAGGGTGGAATCCTTGAGATCACACTCCCCAAATTGGAAGCGGCCAAGCCGAGAAAGATAGAGATCGCCTGATAATGAAGGATTTCTATGATGTCCTCGGTGTGTCCAGATCCGCTTCTGATGAAGAGATTAAAAAAGCCTACCGGCGCTTGGCGCGCAAATACCACCCCGATGTAAATCCGGGCGACAAGAAGGCCGAGGCGAGATTCAAGGAGGTCAGTGAAGCCAACGCCGTTCTCAGCGATAAGGAAAAACGCGCGGAGTATGATCGGTTCGGTCACACTGGCCCGGGCGCCGGACAGGGTGGCTTCGATGCTTCCAATTTTGGGTTTGGAACCGCCGGGGGGCCGGAATTTGATGGTAGCACAGGAGGTTTTCATGTTTATGAGGACCTTTTCGGCGATCTCCTGGGGCGGTCGCGAAAGTCCGGTCCCGTCAGGGGCGATGATCTGGGTTACTCTCTGAGGATTTCTTTCGGGGATGCCTTCAAGGGTACGGAAGTTCCCGTTTCCTTTTCCCATACAGCGGCCTGCGACAGGTGCCATGGGGATGGAAGCGAACCGGGTTCTTCCACCGTAACCTGTCCGCGCTGTGGTGGTACCGGACAGGAGAAGATCGCCCAAGGTCCTATTCAGTTCGCTCACGCCTGTTCCCAGTGCCACGGAACCGGCAGGATCATTGCCAAACCCTGCGTCAGGTGCGGGGGGAGCGGCAGCATGAGAAAACAGGAGAAGATCCGGGTAAAGATCCCGGCGGGTGTGGACACGGGGTCTAAAGTACGCGTGGCGGGCAAGGGAAATGCGGGAAGCATGGGCGCCCCCGCCGGTGATCTGTTTATCACCGTTGAGGTGGCCCCCCACAAATTCTTTCGAAGGGAAGGGGCG includes:
- a CDS encoding site-specific tyrosine recombinase XerC produces the protein MKGGICTREKCPQCGGKFQEVLSKSRGKPIMDMICPRCGTTPRRFFLFLYLSKQIAPDVAKRKVRLYSNQDGYPLGSYGEAHRLLEQIRSEIDARIFDISNYLPSEIEGFRGARQFPRWLATKQNFSPTHYRELKRYVRLYFGPYFDRLDTRRLNTAHIEDFLEWIPVRQAELGRPDLSPKTKKNIMGALSSFARWLHRRGTIAQLPQFPAIPVPDPVIQWIGKEDQMRILEAIPQQHRAIFRFMAWHPVRSGEARALKVKDFDPETITVHVSRAFSGGELRSRKNRRDYYLPLSETFDWSLLAGKLPEAWVFTTPRGRPYSRDYLPKIWRDSLHRAGIPHIALKNATRHSVASQAINRGVRIEAVSRALGHSNIGVTLERYAKLEVESLREVLDAKVVVSLIREKT
- the hspA_2 gene encoding spore protein SP21: MAIAREPFKELMALHDRMNRIFQGETGHGDLEEEFESSIWSPPVDIYETQDDILVNVEVPGVKKDRISIEVKDDVLVIQGERPFEKDIAGEQYHRIERSYGRFRRSFVLSVPVQVDGIKAAYQGGILEITLPKLEAAKPRKIEIA
- the dnaJ_2 gene encoding chaperone protein DnaJ; the protein is MKDFYDVLGVSRSASDEEIKKAYRRLARKYHPDVNPGDKKAEARFKEVSEANAVLSDKEKRAEYDRFGHTGPGAGQGGFDASNFGFGTAGGPEFDGSTGGFHVYEDLFGDLLGRSRKSGPVRGDDLGYSLRISFGDAFKGTEVPVSFSHTAACDRCHGDGSEPGSSTVTCPRCGGTGQEKIAQGPIQFAHACSQCHGTGRIIAKPCVRCGGSGSMRKQEKIRVKIPAGVDTGSKVRVAGKGNAGSMGAPAGDLFITVEVAPHKFFRREGADVYLDLPLSIREAAVGDRISIPLPDGTTTLLTVPAGTQGGQKLRLKGKGFSRLKGKGRGNLYAVIKIKVPKAPKGKAADLIKELDKVLGVDPRKGLW